A single window of Pontibacillus chungwhensis DNA harbors:
- a CDS encoding YugN-like family protein codes for MIPIPSGIQGQVFSLFDLEQKLKPRGYDIGGNWDYDHGSFDYKISDEVGYQFLRVPFSVVNGQLDDKEVTVRLGEPYLLSHKYQRGLDDNVHVGNLSASFDQFSEPQDPDAEFPEEYIETGKELVEELERILLT; via the coding sequence ATGATTCCGATTCCTTCTGGGATACAAGGGCAAGTGTTTTCATTGTTTGATCTCGAGCAGAAGCTAAAACCCCGTGGCTACGATATTGGAGGCAACTGGGATTATGACCATGGCTCCTTTGATTATAAAATCTCTGATGAAGTGGGGTATCAGTTTTTGCGAGTGCCCTTTTCTGTGGTGAATGGTCAGCTAGATGATAAAGAAGTAACCGTAAGACTCGGTGAACCATACCTTTTATCACATAAGTATCAGCGAGGATTAGACGACAATGTACATGTTGGAAATCTTAGTGCCTCCTTTGACCAGTTTTCAGAGCCTCAGGACCCTGATGCAGAATTTCCTGAAGAATATATTGAAACTGGGAAGGAACTCGTAGA